Genomic DNA from Panulirus ornatus isolate Po-2019 chromosome 9, ASM3632096v1, whole genome shotgun sequence:
ATGGATTACTGGTTTTATTTATTGATCAGTTGTTTACTGACTCTGATGTATGGTTGTCCTTACTTCTGCCGTTACCTCTACACTGATGCATTACTACATTGGTCGACAGTGGTAAGCTATATACATTGGTACATTATATACACTGGTACATTATGAGCATTGGTGTCCATACTATATATACACTGGTAAGATCAAAGTGGGTGGTTTTGCATTTAGGTCATCATGTGCGTCATTTGTTAGTAATGTGAGGAATCAACAGACGTAAATCTTGATTACAAGACAGTAATCGTAAGTAATCATGTAGAGCGATACCTCGTTACTCTAAGTTACTTTGATTATTTTGGGATATACTTGTACTCAAGTGCCTCAAATATTTTGGCTGTTTGGACTGAGGTACATTTTACGATACGTTATCAATTCGTTATCAATTttgtttcgtttcttttttttttttttttgaaagacgtCTCGTTACTTGCTGATAATCATCTGTGGTGATGACGGTAGGGAAGGTTCTCACTATATACAAAGGAATGCGAAGGAATTCATACAGCAatagcagaccactgggtctcctcgagagtgtgtgtgatggtgtgagatagcagaaactcacagattagtgtggtcaaGAGGTGGGGGGAGGTACACAGATCACTCAGAGAGAAACACCTGCAAACTGTTAATATAATTAAGGAACCGTACATATTGTCAGGTCGTGGACTGGAGGCGAAATAGTCATCTACGTCTATTCTTAAGCGTATCTCTAGTGTTGCTTTGACACACGCTGTCGTAAATTATTTCGCATGTTGGCGAATTACAGCCGGCCCGTCACAGGGTTGTAAGGTGGCAGTGTGAAAaccttccctaccaccatcaccaacacaatcaccgccaccacaatcatcaccaccaccacaatcaccaccatcacaatcatcaccaacaacaaaataccaacacaatcaccacaatcatcaccaccaccacataacgGCAACCAGCGTCCCgagataaggaaaaagaaatgaacgGAGAATGCTTACATTTCCCCCTCACCGACCGTGAACTTCCACAGGAGTGAAGGTAAGTCCACGAAGTACTGTCACTTCGTTATCTACAAGCGCTGGTCACATGACCTGGTATCTATGCCCTGGTTTTCCCGCGGGAGTTGCTGGTTAACTACCGAGGTGACCTAAGACACCACGTGTTCACCAGGATCTTGCTTGCCTCAGAATCCTCAGCATTTCCCTTACCACACCAGAAACATTCACCAGGATCATCCACCGTCCCCCACCCACAACAGAAGGTTCCACCTCAACTCACCTCGTCATCATTCCCCACACAGCCATCCCCATTCTTCCCTGGCGGACACATGTGACTGTGTTCCCCAAGActgactaacctaaccaaaatTTCAGACTGGATGGGTGTTATTAATGTTCTCATACAGCAGAACACAGATCATCTTGAgacgcgtgtatgtgtgtgtcctccgccccacaggaagtgGACATGTCTGGGGTGCTCTTCTCCCAGCAGGAGGCTCGGGCCAGGGCTGTCGACTTCAGCGAGTTCGTCTACATAAACGATCATGTGCTTGGCTTCATGCGGCCACAAATGGAACCCGACATTTCTGGTTTCGTGAAACCATACTCCTTCTTGGTGAGAGGCAACCCCACGCCGTTGATATAGTCTTACGATATTCTAGTAAggattttgatgagagagagagagagacaaaaaagagaAAGTGCATTACATAAACACATGCAAAAGTAGAGATAATTTACACTTCTTCAGGTGTGGATGTTGTTGCTGATGGCGGTGTTGTCAGTGCTGGCATGTGCCCTCCTCATCCAGCTCTACCACACCAGCGTACACCCTGAACggtaaggaagggaaggagaaaacctgtcagagagagagagagagagagagagagagagagagagagagagagagagagagagagagagagagagagagagagagagagaggggggagttcATCTCTTGATGCCAAGTGTATAAGGGTCTTCCATAAGTGTCCCGTTTGATTTACCGAATCCCGGGTCATGAGTGTGGTATCGACCATGAAGGAGAGTCTTGGTTGCCGCAGGTACAGCGGGTCTGATAGTGAGCCACCGTCGAGGACGCGTGAGAGTTCGGGTAAGGACGAGACTGTGGAGGGTGGCAGGGCAAGACTGGTGGACGCGACGCGCAGCGAAGAAACATCCCTCATATGGATCCCGGCGTTCCTTCTGGCAGAGTGTACGTTACGTACCTGCCCACGTCCTACTGGCTGGTGCCTTTACTTCTTACTCATCACATCATCCCTAAGTGCTATGTTCATCTCTGATCCATatgatgaagattatattttCCCTTTCCCAAAAACTCGTCAGTCCAAGTTATGATTTCCTCATCACTCCCACATCTCGGCTTAGGCTACGTCCTCTCACTTCCTTCCCATCGTCCTCCTGGCATCAGCACCGTTggcaactgaagggtgggccgttttgataactgtttcttcacttacgcctcgaagctttggaaatctctaccctttcatgtcttttcgaataactatgacctggcacatttcaagagaagtttttcacttccaccaaaatttgtagatgctttcccttgtcccttcctcttccctttcagtaacctctctatatttcaattgatatctggctttgatgtggacttttgtccgtgactgaagccatcaacgtaaaaaaaaaaaaaagaaagaatcccGTCTAATTTTCCAATTTACTCCTGCCACCTAAATGCTTGGATAGTTCCTTTAGCAGCCCATCTTCTCCAAATCCCATGTTTATGGAGAACTTTTCCAAGTTTACTCTACCAGTCTTCTTATTCCCTGAACAACCCACCTGGGTAACGAACTCCGCCACTCATGGATACCACACCTATCAGTTCACCTTGAGTCCCTCCATCAACAAGTCACTTCATATCCTCCTTCCATGTTCTGTGTTCGTGAACAGGTGGTGACTATGAGCTGCGCTTTTCAGGTCCCAAGTTATGAGAATTCGCAAATCACATATTCAACAATATGTTGCAAACCGTTACACCTCTTGGGTCATTTGGGTGCTGACCCCATAGCTCCTCCAAGGTCCGAAAAGTTCATTGTCTTATAGCATTTTGTTTTCATAATTTGTACCAGGGGTataatctccctttttttttaccatataatTCTCCTTTTACAATGGAGACATAATATCGTGCTCGTAACTACCTATTCGCTTCGGTTTTATTGTAGCAAATATACGCCTTTGGCCAGGTGGGAGGTGGCCAAGTTTTGGCCAATGCATGATACGTGCGTCAAGTAGGGCCATATCCGTCCTTGGAGGCTTGACACTCACCTCAGCTTTGCCCCACCACAGCCATACCATGGCAGCCCCGGAGAGACTCCCTTCGCGTCCTTGCTGGCCTGTGGTTGCTGATGGCTTGCGTCGTGGGCTCTGTGTACCGCTCCAACCTGAAGGCTATGTTGATCCTGCCCAGACTACACCTTCCCTTCAACAACATTGAGGAACTGGCGGAGTCTGGCATCTCACTCTACACGGGTACAGCCAACGTGATATCTGTCGCCATCTCGGTAAGTGATGCTCTGGGCTCTCGCGTCCATTATCTTCTGTACCATTCATCGCATGATTCGATTATCATCAGCCTTGATGACTATCGGAGCATCACATGAAGACATGTGCCACCTGTCGCTCCGAGACTATGATTTCTTTTCGTCCAAGACCTGACCACTGTTGTTCTTAAGCCATATGGCCGAGAGACCTGCTGCGTCCGACTGAGAGAAAAGACTTTTTCCTTCACCTCTCCTAAAAGCTTTCGAACTCCACTTCGAAGAAAGGGAGCGTCTACTCTTCCTGaggtctccccctctccttctgcTGTCACAGATatgcttttctctttttttttcttgtagccACCATTTCTTTCACAACCACTGCCAGTCTAccgttccttctcttcttctctgtctTCTCTGATAAGGCCATTTTTTCTTTGGTGCGTGTTTCTCAAATTCCAAACTGAACGCTTCCAATATTAGTGCGACTCTCATTTCATCTCTTACTGACCCTTCCTATCTGTAGCCTTGCTATAATCGTTATAGCAGAATGATatatgctttctctctctctacacacacacatatatatacatacatgcatctgtgagtgtgtgtgtgtgtgtgtgtgtgtgtgtgtgtgtgtgtgtgtgtgtctgtctgtctgtctgtctgtctgtgtctgtgtctgtgcttgtgtgtgcagACATACATAAGGGTAAAGAAAAGGCACATATATACAATATTAAGAAGACAGGGCGTCATGAGTGTAAAACACtttccccgtaatacacaaataagaatcacacacacacacacatatatatatatatatatatatatatatatatatatatatatatacatgatcaccgtttcctgaatttgtgaagtagcgctaggaacagacgaggaaaggccacattaactcacatccattttctagctgtcatgtgtaatgcatcggaaccacagttccctatccacaaccaggtccccacACACCTTCACaagccatggttcagtccactgatagcacgtcgacccctgtatacaacaccgatccacttcactctatcttgATAATGCCTCAAGCTGTGGGAGGCAGACATGAAGTATGATGGGGTATGTTACACGTCACGTCACCACAGATTGAATAATAAACACATCTTCAGGTGATAAGAAAGCTGTTTTTTTCGCAAAGCGTTTAATCATTTTTTTAGAATATCATATAATATTTTGGTCGCATTTCGTATCGTACGTAGACATCTTAAGCCTCATAATGGAAATGTTATCCACTGCAGGAGGCGTCGCCCGGCAGCCAACTTCACAGATTGCAAAAGCAACGGCGTCCGGACACCGGCATCGCAGATTCGCTCAGCAGGTTCAATCGGGGTTTGGATGCGGCCTTCGTGAGCAGATTACTGATCTACTTCGTCATACACACGAATTTTGCTGCCGTAAGTCGGAAGTTCACTTTaccccgtgcacgtctttcaccctcctgcacgtcaaAGCCCCCGAGGACTCAGACTCTTTTTCAGCTCATCCTCCGATGTCTAGTCTGGTCTTCCCCCTTCCTGTCCCCTACaccacttacacatatatcctctctgtcaacctgacctcattcattttctccataccatttcagcacacctctctctctctccttctcctaccTACTTAGTAATGACTCGATCATACTACcgcctcacagcacacattgcctccaaacatttcatttccagcacatccaccctccctccttccccatagcccatgtctcgcatccattcAACATCGTTAGAAATATCATACCTTTAAACATCCCCGTTTTTGCCCTGACATTCAAcatacctctctttccacacattcctagaTGCTCCTAGAGCATccgccccctcaccaaccctatgactcgtttcagcttccatggttcatttcGCTGCCATGTCTACCGTCGGGTAcgtaaagcatttcacttccttcaaattgtTTCCATTCATATTCACACCCTAACTAGCCTATCCCtataccctgctaaacctaataaccaagATTTCATTCACGTTTCCTTTCAACATCCTTCTTTTCACATAgtctcaaactcagacaccaacttctgcagtttctcacttgcatCTGCCACCAGTATTGTGTTatcaattttgtgtgtgtgtgtgtgtgtgtgtgtgtgtgtgtgtgtgtgtgtgtgtgtaaaagagagttttggatgtaaatgtgctgagaagagcagctggtaggatgtctgatcactgtctagtggaggcaagggtgaaaatttgtaaaggttttcgtgAGAGGGAACAATATTGGTGGTAGGACCTTGGTGAGggtaaagtgagcttgggaaagagacttgtgagaagaaataccaggaaagattgagtgtagaatggcaaaaggtgagagtacacgaagcaaggggagtgggtgaggcatGGGAGGTGTTTAAGTGATCAGTGCTGGCATGAGTGAGTGATgcgtgtggcatgcgaaaggtgggagggagttgggcagattagaaagggtagtcagcggcgggattaagaagtaaagttgttaatgaacgagaagagagaggcgtcagGACAGTGCTTATAGAGAAGGAATGCAAATTATAGgggaatgtacaagagaaagaggcaggagctcgagaggaaagtgcagggtttgaaaagagggcacatgagagctggggtgagagagtatcattaaaatttaggaaaaataaaaagatgttctggaaagagatgaatagagtgcgaaatacaagaaaacatataggaacattgatgaagaaggcaaaaggggaagtggttacaagtggtgatgaagtgaagagggaaGTGGCtacaagtggtgatgaagtgaagagatggagcgAACATTTTGAGGGCCTATTGAATGTGTTtactgatagagtggcagttctgtggtgtttgggtcggggtagtatgcaaagtgagagagtcagagagggtggtttggtgaagagagaatagtTGGTGAAAACCTCACGGaacatgaaatgtggcaaggccgctggagtggatggtattgcaattaaactcattaagagagggggtgactgtggtgttgattggttggttagaattttcagtgtatgtaatcgaatagtcatttaccTATTAGAGGTGATCATAGCCGAGCTGCGAGCGCTCCCAACATCCACGCAAAGGTCCCGGGTTTGTgttcttgctgttggagggcattatgatatatatataatatatatatatatatatatatatatatatatatatatatatatatatatatatatatatataatcactagaATCCTTTAGATTAAGAACAAAAGGTTATAAAACTTAATGAAGATACTAGATCGCTTTAACATAAGAAGATTCTCATAACGTAAATGTCACAATAGTGCAGCCAGTATGTAAGATATTGCTACGATAGAGTGAACCAGTCAATGTTTGAAACACTGTCTAAACTGTTTTCACTttcatgaaaatatgaaatatcaGCGTCGGACTAAGAAATGTTTACGACCTTGTTACTTCTCTCATGCTACAGAAGAGGGAGTGTAAACACTACATTGCGAGGGAGAGTTACTTTGGAGCCACCAGCCTTAGCCTAGCCTTCCCGAAACGTTCGCAGCTCAAGGAAAAAGTTGACCCAGTGTGAGTCAGTTTCTCTTTGTTCTAAACCCTAAAGGTATACTCTATTTTTAGTATATCAAACCATTATTGTCCTATTCGTTATGAACAACCAGTGTATGAACAAATAAGGTAAATTCAAACCTAGGTTAAATTgagatgattttctttttcttgtattctTCTTACCAATATGAGTCAGTTTTGTAGTTAATGCAATCATTTATCTTTCACTGGAAAATTTTGAATTAGCTTTAGATATATAGGTACAAACGCAGAATTTTAAATCCTGCATTTATATTTTCAACTACTACATTTGATTTTTCCTTTCTTACAGTTACCCCTTTAATCTGCTTCTCATGCGTACTGATCCACTTCCTCACTGATTTTTCCCCCCAATTCCACATTATGTCTTTGCCTTCCAGCAGTAACATGTACACCACTCTACAATGCCAAGTAATCGGTATTACTAAACAAAACGTCCTCGTAGTTAATGTTAGAGTTTCAGACATTTTCTATTCAACAGTAATGATACTTCTGTCTATTGCAGACCTAGCATGGTTAAGGTAAGAGAGGTTTAGTTTAATAGTCGCAGAATATTATTTCCTGTTATGTCGCTGTTAGTAATACGACCTAGGAAAAGTTGTGCATCAAACGCGCCAggctgggtggagggaggttcGTATTCTACTGACGTTGAAACCCAGACCATCTATCCCTACGCCCTGCGTGCACAATTATGAAATTGAAGCATACAAtgaattctccttgttcccttcacttatgACATATCCTATGAATCTatgtcgacctttcctcactccttgtctccatatgtccaaaaccatttcatGGTATCCTCTTCAGTTCTCCCAAGCACActctttcatcatatatatatatatatatatatatatatatatatatatatatatatatatataattttttttttttgctttgtcggtctcccgcgtttgcgaggtagcgtatatatatatatataaaagctttgcggaagatgaaagccggcaaggcagcaggtttggatggtattgcagtggaatttattaaaaaagggggtgactgtattgttgactggttggtaaggttatttaatgtatgtatgactcatggtgaggtgcctgaggattggcggaatgcgtgcat
This window encodes:
- the LOC139750250 gene encoding glutamate receptor ionotropic, kainate 5-like; translated protein: MLNIFFSQFWPMIYLKGKPPKYRVEGSQVELMDILARKLDFCYEYVFPKDMLFGELLPNGTWTGMMGQLTRREVDMSGVLFSQQEARARAVDFSEFVYINDHVLGFMRPQMEPDISGFVKPYSFLVWMLLLMAVLSVLACALLIQLYHTSVHPERYSGSDSEPPSRTRESSGKDETVEGGRARLVDATRSEETSLIWIPAFLLAESIPWQPRRDSLRVLAGLWLLMACVVGSVYRSNLKAMLILPRLHLPFNNIEELAESGISLYTGTANVISVAISEASPGSQLHRLQKQRRPDTGIADSLSRFNRGLDAAFVSRLLIYFVIHTNFAAKRECKHYIARESYFGATSLSLAFPKRSQLKEKVDPVLRNLKEFGIPDHMLKRALRNTEKCMGPKSFTRTNNDLRPLELVDFYGIFSVYAGGMFLATGIFLFELASTPRDAKSKQAQHARREY